The following are encoded in a window of Amaranthus tricolor cultivar Red isolate AtriRed21 chromosome 2, ASM2621246v1, whole genome shotgun sequence genomic DNA:
- the LOC130806004 gene encoding probable pyridoxal 5'-phosphate synthase subunit PDX2: protein MAVGVLAFQGSFNEHIAALRRIGVKGVEIRKPEQLGDIAALIIPGGESTTMAKLAEYHNMFPALREFVKMGKPVWGTCAGLIFLANKVFGQKTDGQELVGGLDCTVHRNFFGSQIQSFEAEISVPHVADKEGGPPGFRGVFIRAPAILEVGSEVEILAEVPVPDKLKTSEVIKESQKVYPESLNKVIVAVKQGNLLGTAFHPELTADNRWHLYFIKMVNDQIEETETATSSGIIKAGDIYGLQDPKIELPIYLP, encoded by the exons atgGCTGTTGGTGTTCTTGCTTTTCAGGGTTCTTTTAATGAACACATTGCGG CACTGAGGAGGATTGGTGTTAAAGGAGTGGAAATTCGGAAGCCTGAACAGTTGGGTGACATTGCTGCGCTTATCATTCCTGGTGGTGAAAGTACAACCATGGCTAAACTTGCTGAGTATCACAACATG TTTCCTGCCTTGAGGGAGTTTGTCAAGATGGGCAAGCCAGTTTGGGGAACATGTGCAGGGTTGATTTTCTTGGCAAATAAAGTTTTTG GTCAGAAAACTGATGGACAGGAACTTGTAGGGGGTCTTGATTGCACAGTCCACAGGAATTTCTTTGGAAGCCAG ATTCAAAGTTTTGAGGCTGAGATATCTGTACCTCATGTAGCAGATAAAGAAGGTGGTCCACCAGGTTTCCGTGGTGTATTCATCCGTGCTCCTGCTATACTAGAAGTTGGTTCAGAAGTTGAAATATTGGCGGAAGTTCCTGTTCCAGATAAACTGAAGACTTCAGAAGTCATAAAGGAGAGCCAAAAG GTGTATCCCGAATCTCTAAACAAAGTGATTGTAGCTGTAAAGCAAGGGAATTTGCTCGGAACAGCCTTCCATCCAGAGTTAACTGCTGATAATCGATG GCATTTGTACTTCATAAAGATGGTAAACGACCAGATCGAGGAGACGGAGACCGCGACTTCAAGCGGTATCATCAAAGCCGGGGACATATATGGCTTGCAAGATCCAAAGATTGAACTCCCCATATATTTACCTTAG
- the LOC130806003 gene encoding syntaxin-72: MSVIQLLFRVDEICKKYEKYDVDKQRELNAGAGDDAFTRLYDNIEIEIEAALRKSEFAAMETNRAKAVAMNAEIRRSKARLLEDVAKLQKLGYKKVKGLSKEDMVARGDLALALGEKIQLIPDGGNNPKNNGWATSSNPNNIKFDFQQDAQLSDGFFQESEQSSNFRQEYEMRKLKQDEGLDIISEGLETLKNLAHDMNEELDRQVPLVDEIDTKVDKATSDLKSNNVRLKQTLHEIRSSRNFCIDIILLCIILGIAAYLYNVLQ; encoded by the exons atgaGCGTAATTCAACTCCTTTTTCGGGTCGATGAAATCTGCAAGAAGTATGAAAAATACGACGTCGACAAGCAAAGGGAGCTCAATGCAGGTGCCGGAGATGATGCATTTACTCGTCTTTACGACAACATCGAGATCGAGATCGAGGCGGCTCTTCGT AAATCGGAGTTTGCAGCGATGGAGACAAATAGGGCAAAGGCTGTGGCAATGAACGCCGAGATACGACGGAGCAAAGCTAGGTTACTAGAAGATGTGGCCAAGCTACAAAAGTTGGGTTACAAAAAG GTAAAGGGACTCTCAAAAGAAGATATGGTTGCTCGCGGTGATTTGGCACTCGCACTAGGAgagaaaattcaattaattcCCGATGGAGGAAACAATCCAAAAAATAATGGATGGGCAACTTCAAGCAATCCAAATAATATTAAGTTTGATTTCCAACAAG ATGCGCAGTTAAGTGATGGGTTTTTTCAAGAATCAGAGCAATCAAGTAATTTTAGGCAAGAATATGAAATGAGAAAATTAAAACAG GATGAAGGTCTAGATATCATATCTGAGGGACTTGAGACTTTGAAGAATCTAGCACATGATATGAACGAG GAACTTGATAGACAAGTACCCTTAGTTGATGAGATTGATACAAAG GTTGATAAAGCCACATCTGACCTGAAGAGTAACAATGTTAGGCTTAAGCAAACACTTCATGAG ATAAGATCCAGTCGAAACTTTTGTATTGACATCATCTTATTGTGCATTATTCTGGGTATCGCAGCTTATTTATACAA tgtTTTGCAGTGA
- the LOC130806007 gene encoding gamma-soluble NSF attachment protein, giving the protein MAGSDPEKLMAKADKMTKLSFTRWNADWRNAAVLYEQAAIGFRLAKNYEKAKLAFEKASKGQEMLSSPWDAAKHMESAAAMAKEAGSWNEVADFYRRASELYIECGRSQPASDALGKGARALEESLPEEAVRLYTDACDILEEDGKEQMAFDLYRAAASIHIKLEKYEDAATVLLRWGLAADKCNAKNSQCKAYLSAIIVYLYMHDFRQAEKCYNDCSQTDAFIGSDQFRAASKLLSAYQEGDIEEIKRVAQSSTISNLDHVIIRLARKLPTGELNVGRAEAAEEEGAELDEDNLI; this is encoded by the coding sequence ATGGCCGGTTCAGATCCTGAAAAGCTGATGGCCAAAGCGGACAAGATGACTAAGCTAAGTTTTACTAGATGGAATGCTGATTGGAGGAATGCAGCAGTTTTATATGAACAAGCTGCTATCGGATTCAGACTTGCTAAAAACTATGAGAAAGCAAAGTTAGCGTTTGAAAAGGCATCCAAGGGACAAGAGATGCTTTCCTCGCCTTGGGATGCAGCTAAACATATGGAATCTGCTGCTGCAATGGCAAAGGAAGCAGGAAGCTGGAATGAGGTTGCTGATTTCTATAGAAGGGCTTCCGAGTTGTACATCGAGTGTGGAAGATCACAGCCTGCATCAGATGCTCTTGGAAAAGGCGCTCGTGCTTTAGAAGAGTCCTTACCTGAGGAAGCTGTGCGTTTATATACAGATGCTTGTGATATACTAGAAGAGGATGGAAAGGAGCAGATGGCGTTTGATTTGTATCGCGCTGCTGCTAGTATTCATATAAAACTTGAAAAATATGAAGATGCTGCGACTGTCTTACTTAGGTGGGGCTTAGCAGCCGATAAGTGCAATGCCAAAAACAGCCAGTGTAAGGCTTATCTTAGTGCCATCATTGTTTACCTCTACATGCACGATTTCAGACAAGCCGAAAAGTGCTATAACGACTGTTCACAAACTGATGCTTTCATCGGTAGTGATCAGTTCCGTGCTGCCAGTAAACTTCTTTCTGCATACCAAGAAGGGGATATTGAAGAAATCAAACGTGTGGCACAATCTAGTACCATTTCGAATCTGGACCACGTTATAATCAGGCTTGCTAGGAAACTGCCGACTGGTGAACTTAATGTGGGTAGGGCTGAAGCCGCTGAGGAAGAGGGAGCCGAGCTAGACGAAGATAACCTCATATAG
- the LOC130806005 gene encoding peroxidase 27-like, translated as MIVHKLFSIFLLLAMANAQGLMPDYYKLSCPDAEKIIKNITQQYVKHVPNFAPGLLRMIFHDCFVRGCDGSVLLNPTASNNQTEKTAIPNTTLRGFEIIDEIKSALEEYCPNVVSCADILALASRDAVTTIGGPYWEVPTGRKDGKISLASEANAFIPSPFADITTLKQNFEALGLTTKDLVVLSGSHTIGLGHCFIILRRLYNFTGQGDTDPALSPRYANWLKTRCKPDPNELKPFVFMDRITPKVFDEKYYTMVTQNRGLFQSDAALLNDPETKSYLELQVKTMGSTFHQDFAQSMTKMIQIGVLIGDQGQIRKNCGFVNL; from the exons ATGATAGTTCATAAACTATTTTCAATATTTCTTCTTTTAGCCATGGCAAATGCACAAGGATTAATGCCGGATTATTACAAGCTTTCGTGTCCAGACGCTgagaaaattattaaaaatataactcaACAATATGTTAAGCATGTCCCTAATTTTGCTCCCGGGTTGCTTAGAATGATCTTCCATGACTGCTTTGTTAGA GGTTGCGATGGTTCTGTATTATTGAATCCTACGGCTTCTAACAATCAAACGGAGAAGACTGCCATTCCCAACACAACACTTCGGGGATTTGAAATCATTGATGAAATCAAGTCGGCACTAGAAGAATATTGTCCAAATGTTGTTTCATGTGCTGATATTCTAGCATTAGCTTCTCGTGACGCCGTCACCACG ATAGGTGGACCCTACTGGGAAGTTCCTACAGGTAGAAAAGATGGTAAAATCTCATTGGCTTCAGAAGCAAATGCTTTTATACCATCACCATTTGCAGATATTACTACCcttaaacaaaattttgaaGCTTTGGGTCTTACTACTAAGGATTTGGTAGTCTTATCAG GTTCGCACACCATCGGTCTTGGTCACTGCTTCATTATCTTGAGGCGATTGTACAATTTCACCGGACAAGGGGACACTGACCCTGCATTGTCCCCTCGTTACGCCAATTGGTTAAAGACTAGGTGTAAACCCGACCCCAATGAGTTgaagccttttgtttttatggaTAGAATTACACcaaaagtgtttgatgaaaagTATTATACCATGGTAACTCAAAATAGAGGACTATTTCAATCTGATGCTGCTCTTTTAAATGATCCCGAAACTAAGAGTTACCTTGAGTTGCAAGTTAAGACTATGGGGTCCACATTTCATCAAGATTTTGCTCAATCCATGACAAAAATGATTCAAATTGGTGTACTTATTGGTGATCAAGGTCAGATTAGAAAAAATTGTGGTTTTGTTAATCTTTAG